Genomic DNA from Calonectris borealis chromosome 4, bCalBor7.hap1.2, whole genome shotgun sequence:
acttcttttgaagCTGTTAATCTTTGCTAGCCAGTGCCAGGCTTCCAACTTCCTTGATTATCTGAAAGTGCATCTGGCTGACCACACCCTCTCATTCATGCTGCGATGTTGTATGTGTTGATGTTCTAGAATGAGTCTGcagattttaaatgcagaaaatggagaaaacGGAGGAAACACCAATGATGATCTAACAGCGGAAGACTGTGGCTTTTTCTTTGCCCCACCGGAACCTACAGGGAGACCTTCCATTCTACGCCTGTCCCAGAAAGAAAACTTGCCACCAAAAAGTGTGGCAAAAGCTATGAAGGTAAACTGTTGCTATTGTATTGATTGTATTCTTTCTCCTTCTATGATCTCTGCTACTGAATGCATATGCTGTTCGGAGCTTGAAAATACTACGGTGTTCatgttcttcccttttcttcctccctgccccttTCTTAAAGGTAACCTTTCAAACTCCTCTAAGAGATCCTCAGACTCGAAAAATCTTAAGTCCTACTATGATGGACAAACTTGAGACTACTTTCACACTTGACGATTGCAGTGAAGCCTTGGCGGATGATCTTTTATCTGCACCTGTTGATGTTGAGTAAGTAATGTATTCACCACTAGTAGTATTAACAATGTGGGACATACTCAGGTTAATTTTTCCCCATTCTAAACCTGTATAGTTAAAAcgtaattttgtattttataacaaGATGTAAACTGCATAAAAGGACCAAAATTAAGGCTGACTTTGCATGAGCTCTTTTTCAGGATAAAATTTTCTTAAAAGTAGTGACAATTATCTTGGTTGTAATATTGCATACCGAACTCTATTTGTAACTCCCCAGTAACTGATTTCATAGAGATGACTTATGATATGGATAAATAGTTTAAGAGAAAAGAGACAATTAGGCAGAGAATACAAAACTGTTTCCTACAGTAAGGTTTTCATGTGAGACTACAACTATTCTGAAGCTAATCCGTAAAACCTAAGCCTTAAAATTTCTTCTCTTGTATGTTAAGTATGGTTTTATCTCTTTAGATTTTTCTCCTTAAGATGCATCTTCTGAAGGGTTAGCTTGAATTGACACCTTGAGTCAATTAAGATTAAAGAAAATCTAGCAACACAAAGTGAATATAACATCAATCCCAAGTACAAACAAGTTTGTGCACCTTTATAGTCTAGCAGCCTGGGTCTCAAAGTGGCTTGCAGTAGCTGTCTAGAGAAGAGCGTAAAGCCTGCAGTGTtccggtttggggtttttcaagTCTCCTTTACTAGAAATAGTTATAATGGTATAATACAATATTATTTAATAGGCGTCAGCGCACACCTCTGTTACTGAGTTTTTTTAGCCCCTTTTAAAACTTGTATAAACATCTGACATCTCTAATTCCCAAGAAGTCACAGATCTTAGCTTTGTCTTCTGCAAGGAAATACatccttttgcttgtttttaactaCCCAATACTTTAATTGGACCCCTATTCTTGTttttgggaaggggagaaaggagaaagatgggaacacTTAAATGTTCTTTAAATATATAGATTTGCTTTAACTGCTAACTTGCATGTATGCTCTAGTTTAGAAAAGTACTTCTGAGCTAATGACTTAAATGACTTAATTGCATTTATGGCCCAAACTTACTCCTCACAGGACTAAATGAAGATTTGGTACATATAAGGTTCAAGTGAGTTAAAAAGAGCTAGCACTGAATTGGTTTTAGTTAGGGCATAATTATCTGTCAAGGCATAGCTTTTACTGTACATGTCCTTTCTGCTCTTAAAATATAAGGATTTGTTTGTAGCAAATGAGCTGAAGGTGTCGCTTTGAACCAGTCTCAAGTAGTTCAAGTTTCAAGCAGGTGCCTCGCTCCTGACTGGCATTTATTAGGTTAAACGCTGAAGGAGAATGGGAGGGGCCTGAGTGGTTGAACAAGCCTGGGGCTGAACTATTGCAGGGAAGAGGCACTCAAACCGGGTGAGAAGGACTTCCTGAACTCTTATCTCCCGCCTTTGCTCTCGGGTTTATCAAAGTGGTGTTTTTAGTGCGTGGCTTTTAATCATGTTCTGTTCTACAGCAGATACGGATGGCACACGGAAATAATAACTTTACGAAAGGACAAAACAATGGGAGGAAATCCTGTTTCAGGAAGTAATGGCTTAACTCTCTGTAGTCTGAGGCTAAGCCTCAAAAGTTGAGTAGAGTTTGGGGAAATAAAGTGAAGAGGCATAACTTGTAGAATAGCCAGCAGTAGTGAGTACACAAACTCTTTCTTTAACCTGTTTCTTCTGCTAGAGAATCTTATCTTTCTCTTACTGGAGAAGTATTTTCTTGTATATCACTTTGCTCTTCAGGTCCGCTGTTGTACAGAGTTTAGTGCCTGAAGTCCAGGTTCTGTTTTGGTACGTAGGTGCCTCATAGGTGAAATGCTGATGCAtactttcaggggaaaaatatctGCCCGAATGACAAGACAAAGTAATGACTAGAATGGGAGAACCTGGATCATGTGACTCAGTTTGGTCCTAGGCTTGTGAGTCCTTCATGACTCAGATGGATCTACATGAAGTTGTGCCTGTGTTTGAGCTGCTTACTGTTAATATCTTCTCCTAAGCACTGTATATTTCACTGTCTAGTGAAATGGAAATGTCTATATGCTGTAGCGAGTAGAGCAGTCTCCAGTGATGACTGGCATAAGGTAACATAGCTATGTAGAACAGATAGCTTAAGAATACTGACTAGTTTCAAGGATTGATCTCCCAATAGTTCATGTGTACCAGAGCTCATAACTTCTGACAGTTTAGGTGGCAAGTGAATTCTTGTCGTTATGATATTCTTTTGCTGTTAGCTGCCTTATGTCAGAAAAAATCAGATTACTCTGAGCATACAAAACTACTTGTGCAAACATCTTTCTAAAGATGACTTCAAATGATGTCTAAAAAAATAGCTATAGCATGTGtgatctgtttggtttttttttttaaatgcagcataTGTCAACAAAAGATTGAAGCTGAAGCAGATAATACAGTGATAAATACACAAATGCCTGAGAAAGTCAGTGCAGCTCCTTACCCGGATGATGAGATGCCAGTGAAGAGTCGAGGTTCCTACAATCTTGATTTTGATAACTTAAATGACATAAATCCCTTTCAAAGTTCAGTGCAGTTGCAGCATTCTCCTGGAAATCTGCAAAAGTCTCCTGTAAGAGCATCTAGCAGCCCTGAGAGACCTTCTGAAAAAAGTAATGATTCTCTTCTGGATGATACAGCTTCTTTTGCTTCAACCACAGAAAGTACAGAACGCTCAAGTGAAGAGGAGAAGACTCCTTTATCTGGACAAGAATCTGTATTGAGAGAGCTGGAGTCTAGCAAATCCAAGCTGTCCCCTAAGCCAGCAATCAGTGACTCTGTGCAGGATGCGAAGTCTGCTTCCACAGATGTGAACCAAACTGATAATTCAGTGGGATTAGCAGAAGCACCTACACCTTCTGTACAGTTATCTGGCAACTTAGGTCCTAGTAGTTCTGATGTAACTAATTCTTCTAAAACTGGGGAATCAAAGCTTCAGAATGTTTCAGGAGCAGAAAAAGCCTCTGCAGAAGAGTCAAAGCCTGCAGAAGAGCTGGCTATCTCCAAAGGGGAACCTGCAGAAAAGCCTAGTGTCACCAAGGCTGGACCAGTAAAACTGGAATTTGACTTCGATAATACCACTGCTAGAAAGCCACCTCCTAAGAAACTGGGTAAAAGACCTGGAATTAAGCCACCTTCCAAAAAAACTCCtattaccaaaacaaaaacagagaatactgaagtgcaaaataaaattaatgtggaAGATGAAATCCCTGTTCCCAAAGCATCGTATAAGTTTGACTGGGACAAACTTGATGATCCAAACTTTAATCCATTTGGAGGAGGCTCTAAAATTTCCAGCTCACTCAAGTGTTCTAAACCTAGCCCTCAGAAAGTTCACCTGCAAGAGGAGCAGGATAGTATGTCATCAAGAAGGGAGCCTCTTCCAATGGAGCAGGATAACAGACCAAGTACCTGTGAAACTCCTGAGGAAAGAGAACCCAAAAGTCTGTAAGTAAACTGAATGTAGAAGCACCTTGAACTCATGTGAGGAGAAGGTAGTTAGATGGTATCTCTAACTAGTCGTTTTTTACCTCCTTTACTTCCTCCCTCCGAGGTTGGCTAAGTCTGTTGCCCATTGTAACCTTTAACACAATACGTTGCAACAGCAAAGATCTCATTGGGGAAACCATCTCGAGATGGCTAGCTCTGGGCAAAAGGTGCTCTTGAATCTGGAGGAATGGGAGGGAACTGGCTTATATGGGAAGAGCATTAGTACTTTGGTCAAGAGTAAAATGTGGAGAATCAGGTGACTGCTGCTGTCTTTCAAAAAACAAGTAAGTAGGCAGCAGTGTTGCACATCATGTAGCATGTGAAGGGACTAGGCTTAGTGTCCTGGCTGAACTCTGAGgtgctgttttttccttgcaCATGCTTGGTATCTGCTATCTCCAACAAAAAGACCTGTCACTGAAGTTGCATTTTTTTGGCAccacataaaacatttttgagaaTGCGTGATGTTGTGTGGCCTTTCCTAGAAAGTCTAACTATTAAAATGTCACCATTACTATAGATAGGGAAGTGCTTACCAGAACTAGACTGACACAAGATGTTAATCTGACAGAAATGTTTGTTCTCTTGCTCCCTGTGTAACATGATCAGTTACTGTTTAAGTTTGTGCTGTCAGCAGCAGCTAAAGTATTGGACTTCTCTAATGAAATTCTGTGCTTTACACCAATAATCACTGCATTACTTTGGAAAGAATAGGAGGCTGCTTGTAATTCTGTTCTTAATTAAACAAAAAGcctatatttaattaaaaaataataatgagctTAACAAATGGAAAGAAGAGAACAGTGTTAAGAAGTGAATAGGAGTAAGTGATACTGCTGTGACTTTTTGCTTCCCATATAACATTGCTTCTGATGGAGGGAGAGCTCTCTGTCACTTAAATTGTCACCAGGCAAGACAGTGAATTTACATCTCCaccctctgtaaagcttcctgTTACCGTGGCAGTAAAAACTCTCAAAGAAGCTTACTTTGTTCAATGCTTCAGTATATCTGGTAATATAGAATTCAGAACTGTCTGTGTGACTTGaattttgtgtgggtttttttttctttagggaaatCGGCAAACAGAGTGTGGTAGAAGACAAGCCAAGAACTCAAGAAGATAAGCCAGGAGTTCAAGCAGAGGCTGAACTTCCAGGAGAGATAGCCATGGTAAGGTATAGGAAAGATAGGCAGTTCTTACCAAGTTGTTCCATGAAACAGAGTTCTTTGACTTAACCTTGTCAAACCCATGTTTGATATTTTGTCTAAGAATTAGTGTTTTTATGCATCTTCAGCAGCTCTAGAATGAATATCAACTGTGCAGACTTGTCTTTTGAAGGTAACATCAGAGACAGCCAAATTGGTACCTTGGTATTTAGAATCTTTTTTGATCAGCAGTCACATATAAGGACAAACATAAGGGTGTGGACTCTAAAAAAGTGACTCCTGTATAATATGAGCTGTACTCAGTGTTGGTAGTTTAGTTTCTATGCCTATGAACTCTTGGTTTATTATACTGGCTGCCCAGCTAGTTTATGACAAACCAATTTGATCATTATTGTGACTTTCAttgcatttaaataattattttaacagtaaaaaGGATTGTGTTTTTCTCATCAGGAGAAGCAAATGAGCCCATCAAAAATGTCTCCAGCTAATGTCCCCTCTCAAGATAATTTGGTTTCTGCTGACAGTGGAAAAAAGTCAATGTCTGGAGAAGAAATTAAACCTAGTTCCCACAGAACTGAAATAACAGCAGATGAGCAGACAGCTAACACTGAACCTGAAGAGCTCTTCAGACCATCATCAGAAGGTAAGGGCATTTCTTTAGAACAGACTGAAAAGATATTGTTACAGTAACCTCTGTGTATGTATTTCTCTACTTCAGTTTTGGCATTGATTCTAATTCTAGTTTTTGTCTCCTATTTTGCTCTTCTGAAAGGACTGTAAGACCTACAATGACTAGCAGGGGTGGGAAATGTACTGAAGTGTATTTCTAACTTTCTCTGGATTAAGCTAAATTCAAAAAGCTGGCTATTAGCATTCAGCTGCCTGGAAGGATGAAATTTAGGCTGGTACAGAAACAATCTTTTTAGAGTTTCAGTGGcagctttctgtgctgaaaaatTGCTCCCTTAAAATCACTTCTGGTATTAAGCACTTCCTAAATTGAGAGCACTAGAGCTCTGCAACTGCCTTTATTTGTGAGTCTTGTAGATTACTGCAGGCCTTAGCACTACTTGAGTACTGATTTCATATTGCAGTGTGGATGGTCTTTCTGCACTTGCATGCCTGCCTTGAAAGCTTACTACATAGCTGTGACTTAACCACCTGGAAGAGTTATTCCTTATAGGAGCATTGTGGAAGGATGAGGAAATGATTTGACTGCAGTGCAGTCTGTCACTTATCTTAAAACTTGAGTGGAATCAGTGTACTGAGAAATGGCTATAAATTCATTGTTCAAATCTGAGCTGTGTGCCAATTTTAATGGTGAGATTGCCTATCTTATTCTTTATGGGGCATTGTGTAAAAGAGTAGAATATCTGAGTGTGCTTGCCACTTTAACCATAGAACAACAGAAGTTCTTCGACTGTGTGTTAAATTCTACGTATTCTTATAGGTATTTGGGGACAAATGGAAGCTGTAAGTTCGCTTAGCTTAGAAATCTTTGcctgatttttgtattttatttttttcaggtccagctggaaatacaatatttttagcaaatgaaaaaatagagCTCATAAGATGGGAACAGGGATTTATTTGCTTTATACACATAGCTATTTGTTTCTGTCTGTGGGTGCTTCACTGTAAGACAATATGACAATATTGCATCTTCATTGTatcatttccttcttttccagttCTAGGAATGGGCATAGAAATAGACTATCTGGAACAGTTTGGGACTTCATCCGTAAGTATGACATTGAAATGTCTTGTTTGCCTccctggcagaggggagaggaaaggaaaatgaaaccgTCAAGCCTTAAAACTTCTCATGAAACAACTTCATTTTGAACTTGCTCACAGAAATATAGGTTCTATTCCAAAGGAATGTGTTGATAAGgctgggcagggggtggtggtggaaggATAACTCATAACTTACATACTTATATGTAGTTATAAGCAATTCTGCTAAGGATCAGAGGTCTCTTGCTTTCAGTTTGCGAAGgtgctatttttctttaataacgGTGAAACTGAGATGGATGATGTTTCACCTCTCTGGTtgccaaaactgcaagaacataATGCTTTGAAAGTGCAGGgtcattgttttgaaaatgttttttttcaaagctcGTTTGTTTTATGGGCAGTTTCAGGAAATATGTCTCTAAATTGGGCATGTCATGTTTTAATCAGTTCAGCTTAGTTATTCTTTCTCCTACTTTGGTCCAGAGTAGGAGTGGCTCTGAATACACAGTGAATACACTGaattgaaattgttttttgatCACGCTGTGTTTGTTCTTACGGTTGTATGAGCAAAGACGGAGAATGACATACACTGCTCATTCAACTTACAATACTATCTTTCCCTTCAGTGTCTTCTGCTGGTTTTGACTAGTTCATAAACGTTTGCCCGTTTGGTTCTGTCTGAGCGGACTGAGATCACTTGATATTACATAAGGACTTAAACGTGTGGGCACTGAGTTCTCTTACGTAATTTTTCTCCTGAGAACAATGCTCTGGCCACTGAAGAATAGGCTCACCCTCTCCCCAGAGGATTAtttctgtgcatgtgtgggaTGTGGGTGTTATGCTATGAAGCAGCATATCTGCCAGTTTATGCCTCTTTCCTCTCAGTTCAAAGAGTCTGCCTTGAGGAAACAGTCGCTGTATTTGAAGTTTGACCCTCTATTGAGAGACAGTCCGAGAAAACCAATTTCTGGTACTACTGAAACAACTATAAATGTCATGACAGCTCCACTTCAGCGTGGGTAGGTATTGACTTAGTCTAGGCTGTAGTACGTAGCTTTACAAAGAAAGGCAGCGCTTGAATATAATGGTgtatgtttgttcatttttagtcCTGTTGCTGATGTAAGTAAATTGCTTGAAGAAGCTGAAAAGCCTGCAGTGAgtcttcaaaatgaagaaaaaccaaAAGGACTAGATCTTCTGGGAACATTTACAACTTCTGTAAGGGTGTCTGGAATGGTATCAGGTTTCATGTTGATATTATGGGAAAGGGATGGGCTAGGTTCTGGACTTAAGACTTGTGCAGATATTCTAAGGATCGCAGAATACTTAATGCGTATTTAAACTGTTATCTTAAAAAAACCAGGTTGCATACTGACTTATATCAAAGTTGAACTTTTAGatgaacttttcatttttttaagtattaaaaatctttttagtgGAAACTGGTGGCACTGCACATGGTCTAGGAGAATTTGAGCTGTTTTTAAGAATGCTTTAATCAAGCAATCTTTTTCATGCAGCTGAAGCCACAAAAATAGGACAAGCTTGTATTTTAATTGCACTGCTGGGATGAAAAGCAATTCTTTGATTAAACTTGATGCTCTCTAGTCTAAAGTTTATAGTTTGAAGCACCTTCAATGTTCATCCTGAAATGGTGCCTTTTTTACTGGTGGGGAACAGCGTGGTGTCACCTGCTTTGTTTCTGATAGCTATAACTGGTGGATAGCAGTTTCTCTTACACCTTAAAGATAACTACAtagttttaaaacatatatacaaAGAAAGTAAGTTACGGTAACTAAGTTATGGAGGTATTTTTGGTGTTTAAGTAAAATATGTTGACTTGGCATCGAATAATCTGCATACAGTTAATCAATGGCATGAAAATAGTCTGTTGAAACTctacttttttctcctcataGGACACAGGTCCCCTAATTCCGGACTCCCTGACTAATGATGTTCCTCCACTCCCTTTTGCTGCTTCCACAAACACTGCAGTGGATGCTATTATAGATGTGCTAAAATACAGCCAAAAAGACATGGATGCAGCTGTTGAACTGGTTAAGAGAGAGGTATGGTGACCCTTCCAAAGCAGAACTTTGCATAGCCTTGGAATTCCCTTTGGTTTAGATTATCTGGAATAAACCTCTATACTTGGTAATTCTTTCCATCGTACTTGACATAAGCATCTTATTCTGAAAAGCTTGCTGTGCACTTGATAGGAGCAGTAGGTATAGAACTCTTCAGAGTTAGTATCTAAGGAAATACAGTGAACTTCACTATTAGTTCTGCCTTAGAACTGATCAGTATTAAAAAGCATCTGTTATCAGATGGAATGGTTAAGCTTAATATCAGTGATCTGAATACTCTTTATATAAAGGTGGGCAATATCTGTTCTTCCCAATGGGATGGAGCGGCTTCTTCTGATATAATTATTTCCTTAAAACAAGATAAAACTGTAATGTCAATTCAGTGCAGTGATCAATTTGTGTTTGTGGGATGGGGAGGCACAACAGTATATTCagctaataaaataaaagtgagaTCTGGAGCTcactctggaggagaaaaacattaGTGGAGGAGGGAAGAAGTAGTTGGTGGGATTTCAAGTATGTTCTGTAACTATATCACTACAGAAATTGCTTTTGAACCCCCATCTTACTGATGCAAGAAGAGTTATGTATCCACTCACTTCAAAAATCTGAGTACTTGATTCATTACGGCTTCTGGGTTATGTAACCTTACAAATACTAAATAATGTAAGAGGAGTACTTAAGCATAAATGTCCTTAAAGCTAATCATGTTACTTTAGAAGAAAATGGAGGATTCCAAATGCCTGACTAGCTATACTGCAGGCAGTGACAGTAAGGACACCAAACGAAGATGACCTGTGATTATTTGCTGCTTAAGTTATTCTTTCCCTTTGGAGTACGAAGATACTAGAATTTCTAGGAGTAACTTTTGCTTTCTGTCATTTAGGAGGATACTTTTACTCAGACTATTGTCTAGTACAGGAAAACAAGTGCAGCTTTGACAGGGACAGCTCCTAGTGCATTGATCTAAAATGAAGAATTTATATAATAACGGGGTAAAGCTTGTAATACCTTAAAATGCATGCTCTAATCTCTCGTTTCAAAGAACTATTTTAAACATGCAAACATAGTTGTAGCAAGACAGGTGTGACTGGATGACTCCAGTTGTGTGTCACAAACAAATAATGCTTGGAATTTACTATATTAACTTGAAAGGAAGACAGACTAAatttaaagattacttttttgGTGAAACAACTCAAGAgtagaaggagaggaaaaaagaactgTGTTCCTTCTGGGCAAATACAGCACTTCATGAAAGCATGTTTTTTTGGGTCTACTGAACCATTTCTGCTGGGTTTGCAAATGAAAGTTTCTAACTAGTTTCTATCTTCACACGTTTTTGTTTTTGTAACATTTGTTTCTAGCATTGTAACTAACATTTGTTAGTTCTTTCTCTTATATTTTGGTACGTTCTTCTTTCACATGTGCCCCACTTCTTGTCATCTGAAATAATACAAGACATTTTAATTGAGTTTACTCTGAAACAAATACCGAAAAATCAGTGTACTATAGTATATCATGCAACTTCGAGGGGAAATCAGCAGTAATCGTGTGTTCTCACCTTCTCTTGTTTAAAATTCCAGgttgttttatgtattttgggCCTCTGTTGTCATTGAAGGCCTCCCACACTGCAGTCAGCTATCAGTGTTACAGTTCTTAATAGAAACCCCAGGACAAAATTAAGTTCATGGAGTTTGCTCAAAGCATTTAGCAAAGACTGCTTATATTGCTTAATCTTGTTACTGTGAGGTCTGCTTTATTTCAGCTGATGTGAAATAGGTATGGTTATTCTTAAATGAACTGAAGTGTCTTTAAATATGGAAACATGGTAAGGGGAGGATTGAGTGTTGAGTACAAATGACTCCCAACAACAATTTGATCTTGACTAGAATAGCCTTCTGGTATTTGCTCTTTCCTGTGTTAAGATTGGCAGATTTGTGTGGCTTAATTTGCCTGCTGtgtaaataaaagggaaatataTGTTCCTTGAGAGAATGTTACTTCTTAAGAGAACATACTGGTCAAAGAACAATGATCTACATATATGATGAATGAGAGTAGCCAAGAGGTTGGTTGAGTTGGCTCTGATCTTGCCATTTGAGAGATATTGGTAACATTGAGTGGGAATCATGTATGCAAAATCTATATAATCAATCTACATCTTATTTGTCTCGACTGTGTATTGAAATACTTAATTTTGAATCTGCTAGGCAGCTAGAACTTATTTTTCTCCATATCAAGTTATAAATATACCTAGATACTAGACTGTTCTGGGTATCAAATCTTGTATTTCTCCCTGTGCAAGAAATAAAGGTTTCCTTTTTCCCTCAAAGGTTCAAGAGAAACAGTTGGAGACACAGGAATGGAAAAATAAGTATGATAAGCTTCATATGGAATACAAGGAAATGGGGTATGAATCTGTCTTGATTTTTGTATCTACTTATTtacttcagctgctttttctaACTTATGTTCAACattgggttttgtcttttttaggAAAATAGTTGCTGAGTTTGAAGGTACAATAACACAAATGATGGGTAAGTTCCATATTTACACTTGGAATGGCTTGGGAGGGGTGGGGCACACTTAGCCTAAGGTTACCAACTGAAGTTAGACTCTTTCACTTCTGATGGCATTAATATTCAAGTGCTTCCAGGGTGAGTGTAAGGTTTCAGACAAGGTATTGAGAGTAACACTTTTACGGATATTCATACAGACATGATATCACTTGGTAGGTAGTGATGACTTCCTGAATCAGGTGTGAGACACATCTAACTCTTTCTTATTCTCCAGTGGAGTGTGAGCTGTTGACTTATTAAAATTGGCAGATCCAGTTGTCTGCATCTTGCATTTAACTGTTTATTATCTGATGCCATTTAAGTGATAAGATGTCAATAGGAGTTCTTGCTGGACAGACCTGGCCTTTGCTTCAGCCAAGTTTGTGGCTTCAAACTGGGAAGACATTAAATGAAACTCTCATATAGGTACATTCTCCTAGCTCAAAGCTGAATAGCCAAGTCTGTGCCTTGCTTAAATTTAGTTCTGTAGGAGACTGAATATTATGTCAACTTTTGTGCTTCTTTAAGCCTATGGGAAACATAGCTGAGGTGTGCTAACAAAAACTTGTCCTGAAAGAGTTTGCTGTGCTAGTTTGGCTTGTTATCCCAGTCTCCTCCAGATCGTCTAGCTA
This window encodes:
- the TACC3 gene encoding transforming acidic coiled-coil-containing protein 3 isoform X1, which encodes MSLQILNAENGENGGNTNDDLTAEDCGFFFAPPEPTGRPSILRLSQKENLPPKSVAKAMKVTFQTPLRDPQTRKILSPTMMDKLETTFTLDDCSEALADDLLSAPVDVDICQQKIEAEADNTVINTQMPEKVSAAPYPDDEMPVKSRGSYNLDFDNLNDINPFQSSVQLQHSPGNLQKSPVRASSSPERPSEKSNDSLLDDTASFASTTESTERSSEEEKTPLSGQESVLRELESSKSKLSPKPAISDSVQDAKSASTDVNQTDNSVGLAEAPTPSVQLSGNLGPSSSDVTNSSKTGESKLQNVSGAEKASAEESKPAEELAISKGEPAEKPSVTKAGPVKLEFDFDNTTARKPPPKKLGKRPGIKPPSKKTPITKTKTENTEVQNKINVEDEIPVPKASYKFDWDKLDDPNFNPFGGGSKISSSLKCSKPSPQKVHLQEEQDSMSSRREPLPMEQDNRPSTCETPEEREPKSLEIGKQSVVEDKPRTQEDKPGVQAEAELPGEIAMEKQMSPSKMSPANVPSQDNLVSADSGKKSMSGEEIKPSSHRTEITADEQTANTEPEELFRPSSEVLGMGIEIDYLEQFGTSSFKESALRKQSLYLKFDPLLRDSPRKPISGTTETTINVMTAPLQRGPVADVSKLLEEAEKPAVSLQNEEKPKGLDLLGTFTTSVRVSGMDTGPLIPDSLTNDVPPLPFAASTNTAVDAIIDVLKYSQKDMDAAVELVKREVQEKQLETQEWKNKYDKLHMEYKEMGKIVAEFEGTITQMMEDAQKQKEFSKKEMQRMVEEKQQVISDLNSMEKSFSELFKRFEKQKEVLEGYRKNEEALKKCAEEYLARIKKEEQRYQALKAHAEEKLHQANEEIAQVRSKAKSETAALQASLRKEQMRIQSLERSLEQKTKENDELTKICDDLILKMEKI
- the TACC3 gene encoding transforming acidic coiled-coil-containing protein 3 isoform X2, with the translated sequence MSLQILNAENGENGGNTNDDLTAEDCGFFFAPPEPTGRPSILRLSQKENLPPKSVAKAMKVTFQTPLRDPQTRKILSPTMMDKLETTFTLDDCSEALADDLLSAPVDVDICQQKIEAEADNTVINTQMPEKVSAAPYPDDEMPVKSRGSYNLDFDNLNDINPFQSSVQLQHSPGNLQKSPVRASSSPERPSEKSNDSLLDDTASFASTTESTERSSEEEKTPLSGQESVLRELESSKSKLSPKPAISDSVQDAKSASTDVNQTDNSVGLAEAPTPSVQLSGNLGPSSSDVTNSSKTGESKLQNVSGAEKASAEESKPAEELAISKGEPAEKPSVTKAGPVKLEFDFDNTTARKPPPKKLGKRPGIKPPSKKTPITKTKTENTEVQNKINVEDEIPVPKASYKFDWDKLDDPNFNPFGGGSKISSSLKCSKPSPQKVHLQEEQDSMSSRREPLPMEQDNRPSTCETPEEREPKSLEIGKQSVVEDKPRTQEDKPGVQAEAELPGEIAMEKQMSPSKMSPANVPSQDNLVSADSGKKSMSGEEIKPSSHRTEITADEQTANTEPEELFRPSSEVLGMGIEIDYLEQFGTSSFKESALRKQSLYLKFDPLLRDSPRKPISGTTETTINVMTAPLQRGPVADVSKLLEEAEKPAVSLQNEEKPKGLDLLGTFTTSDTGPLIPDSLTNDVPPLPFAASTNTAVDAIIDVLKYSQKDMDAAVELVKREVQEKQLETQEWKNKYDKLHMEYKEMGKIVAEFEGTITQMMEDAQKQKEFSKKEMQRMVEEKQQVISDLNSMEKSFSELFKRFEKQKEVLEGYRKNEEALKKCAEEYLARIKKEEQRYQALKAHAEEKLHQANEEIAQVRSKAKSETAALQASLRKEQMRIQSLERSLEQKTKENDELTKICDDLILKMEKI
- the TACC3 gene encoding transforming acidic coiled-coil-containing protein 3 isoform X3 gives rise to the protein MAHGNNNFTKGQNNGRKSCFRNICQQKIEAEADNTVINTQMPEKVSAAPYPDDEMPVKSRGSYNLDFDNLNDINPFQSSVQLQHSPGNLQKSPVRASSSPERPSEKSNDSLLDDTASFASTTESTERSSEEEKTPLSGQESVLRELESSKSKLSPKPAISDSVQDAKSASTDVNQTDNSVGLAEAPTPSVQLSGNLGPSSSDVTNSSKTGESKLQNVSGAEKASAEESKPAEELAISKGEPAEKPSVTKAGPVKLEFDFDNTTARKPPPKKLGKRPGIKPPSKKTPITKTKTENTEVQNKINVEDEIPVPKASYKFDWDKLDDPNFNPFGGGSKISSSLKCSKPSPQKVHLQEEQDSMSSRREPLPMEQDNRPSTCETPEEREPKSLEIGKQSVVEDKPRTQEDKPGVQAEAELPGEIAMEKQMSPSKMSPANVPSQDNLVSADSGKKSMSGEEIKPSSHRTEITADEQTANTEPEELFRPSSEVLGMGIEIDYLEQFGTSSFKESALRKQSLYLKFDPLLRDSPRKPISGTTETTINVMTAPLQRGPVADVSKLLEEAEKPAVSLQNEEKPKGLDLLGTFTTSVRVSGMDTGPLIPDSLTNDVPPLPFAASTNTAVDAIIDVLKYSQKDMDAAVELVKREVQEKQLETQEWKNKYDKLHMEYKEMGKIVAEFEGTITQMMEDAQKQKEFSKKEMQRMVEEKQQVISDLNSMEKSFSELFKRFEKQKEVLEGYRKNEEALKKCAEEYLARIKKEEQRYQALKAHAEEKLHQANEEIAQVRSKAKSETAALQASLRKEQMRIQSLERSLEQKTKENDELTKICDDLILKMEKI